The following proteins come from a genomic window of Trifolium pratense cultivar HEN17-A07 linkage group LG4, ARS_RC_1.1, whole genome shotgun sequence:
- the LOC123923972 gene encoding tubby-like F-box protein 2 has product MSFKSIVRELKGIKNGIGSISKRGFESKHWLCRSKSHVAPDVTPVEPIQQGQWANLPPELLLDIIRRVEESETSWPARAVVVFCASVCKSWRSVTKDIIKTPQQCGRITFPISLKQPGPRDYPIQCFIRRNRETSTFVLYLGLVPSEHESNKVLLAARKIRRATGTDFVISLATDDFSRASNKYVGKLRSNFWGTKFAIYDCQPPHDAAVQPNRQPSRRSHSKQVSPRVPTCRHLVSTISYELNALWTRGPRRVHCIMNSIPISAIQEGGNAPTPTSLPQIFSEPFPLSPALKEKSPMPDSYSGSLSELPELSQGSTDPLILKNKSPRWHEQLQCWCLNFMGRVTVASVKNFQLVASVDSSHNVSPVEQERVILQFGKIGKDIFTMDYSYPLSAFQAFAICLTSFDTKPACE; this is encoded by the exons ATGTCATTCAAAAGCATAGTGCGTGAGCTCAAGGGGATAAAAAATGGTATAGGTAGCATATCAAAGCGGGGTTTTGAAAGCAAGCATTGGCTCTGTCGTTCAAAGTCACATGTTGCTCCGGATGTAACTCCAGTCGAACCTATTCAACAGGGACAGTGGGCAAATCTACCACCTGAATTACTTTTGGATATAATCAGGAGGGTTGAAGAGAGTGAGACATCTTGGCCTGCTCGTgctgttgttgttttttgtgcTTCGGTATGTAAATCATGGAGGTCTGTCACAAAAGATATCATCAAGACGCCTCAGCAATGTGGAAGGATCACATTTCCTATTTCATTGAAGCAG CCTGGTCCCCGTGATTATCCGATACAGTGTTTTATTAGGAGGAACCGAGAAACTTCTACATTCGTGCTGTACTTAGGTTTGGTGCCAT CGGAGCATGAGAGCAATAAGGTATTATTAGCCGCCAGGAAGATAAGAAGGGCCACAGGCACCGACTTTGTCATATCCTTGGCTACAGATGATTTTTCTCGAGCCAGTAACAAATATGTTGGTAAACTAAG GTCTAATTTTTGGGGAACCAAGTTTGCTATATACGATTGTCAACCTCCACATGATGCTGCAGTTCAACCAAATCGTCAACCAAGTAGGAGATCGCATTCTAAGCAGGTCTCACCAAGAGTTCCAACATGTAGACATCTTGTTAGCACAATTTCCTATGAGCTGAATGCTCTCTGGACTAGAGGGCCAAGAAGAGTGCACTGCATCATGAACTCTATACCTATCTCAGCTATTCAGGAAGGGGGAAACGCCCCAACTCCAACATCCTTACCTCAAATATTCAGTGAACCTTTTCCTCTCTCACCGGCACTGAAAGAAAAGAGTCCAATGCCCGATTCGTACTCTGGCAGCCTATCAGAGCTACCAGAACTAAGCCAAGGATCGACTGATCCCTTGATACTCAAAAACAAGTCTCCGAGATGGCATGAACAGCTCCAGTGTTGGTGCCTAAACTTCATGGGTCGTGTTACAGTTGCATCTGTAAAGAACTTTCAACTTGTAGCTTCTGTTGATTCGTCTCATAATGTTTCACCTGTGGAGCAAGAAAGGGTAATCTTGCAGTTTGGAAAGATTGGGAAAGATATATTCACAATGGACTACTCATACCCACTCTCTGCCTTCCAAGCCTTTGCCATCTGCTTAACAAGCTTTGATACTAAACCCGCCTGTGAATGA
- the LOC123923710 gene encoding pheophytinase, chloroplastic: MASCISTPSPSFRLQLTRKSFIAAPSLPLYHRSKCELNRRSLTFKGIMATGVSVMASTLTSQAQPSQEKELERLAYKPEGYNYWKWRDHKIHYVVQGEGPPIVLIHGFGASAFHWRYNIPELAKKHKVYAIDLLGFGWSDKALVDYDAMVWRDQVVDFLKEIVKEPAVLVGNSLGGFTALIAATGLPEFVSGVALLNSAGQFGDGKERKTSEETSLQKFFLKPLKEVFQRVVLGFIFWQSKQPARVESVLKSVYVNSSNVDDYLVESITRPAQDPNAGEVYYRLMTRFMMNQSTYTLDSVLSDLSCPLLLLWGDLDPWVGPAKANRIKEFYPKSTLVNLQAGHCPHDEVPELVNKALLDWLATLTPQVTLQAV, translated from the exons ATGGCTTCTTGTATATCTACTCCTTCGCCTTCTTTTAGATTACAACTCACAAGAAAAAGCTTCATTGCTGCACCTTCACTCCCTCTCTATCACC GAAGTAAGTGTGAATTGAACAGGAGGAGTTTAACATTTAAAGGAATTATGGCAACTGGAGTTTCAGTCATGGCTTCCACTCTTACTTCACAAGCTCAACCATCTCAAG AGAAGGAACTTGAAAGATTAGCATACAAACCGGAAGGATACAATTATTGGAAGTGGAGGGATCATAAAATTCACTATGTTGTGCAAGGAGAAGGCCCTCCTATTGTCCTTATTCATGGTTTTGGTGCATCTGCTTTCCACTGGag ATACAACATTCCAGAATTGGCTAAGAAACACAAGGTTTATGCCATAGACTTGCTTGGATTTGGGTGGAGTGACAAAGCACTCGTTGATTATGATGCCATGGTGTGGAGGGATCAAGTCGTGGACTTCTTGAAAGAAATTGTAAAAGAACCTGCAGTTTTGGTTGGAAATAG CCTTGGAGGATTTACTGCTTTGATCGCAGCAACTGGGTTGCCTGAGTTTGTCAGTGGGGTTGCTCTGCTGAATTCTGCAGGACAATTTGGTGATGGAAAGGAACGTAAAACTTCCGAGGAAACATCTCTACAAAAGTTTTTCCTAAAACCTTTGAAGGAAGTTTTCCAGCGTGTAGTTCTTGGATTTATATTTTGGCAATCGAAGCAACCCGCTCGGGTTGAATCAGTCTTAAAAAGT GTGTATGTAAACTCTTCCAATGTGGACGACTATCTTGTTGAATCTATAACAAGGCCAGCTCAAGACCCCAATGCCGGAGAAGTTTATTACAG GTTAATGACACGTTTCATGATGAATCAAAGCACGTACACTCTAGATTCCGTGTTAAGTGATCTCTCTTGCCCGTTGCTTCTGCTATGGGGTGACCTTGATCCATGGGTTGGTCCAGCCAAAGCTAACAGGATCAAAGAGTTTTATCCAAAATCAACACTTGTTAACTTGCAAGCCGGGCATTGCCCACACGATGAGGTACCCGAGCTTGTGAACAAGGCTTTATTGGATTGGCTTGCCACCCTTACTCCACAAGTGACTCTCCAAGCAGTTTGA
- the LOC123923970 gene encoding U-box domain-containing protein 5-like isoform X2, with protein MISFIIDDLRCVSFVLDSAEEEAGRVMRELLQQGPSTLDNDSKENTDVKSLQFAAARLNITSATSVMIERRSIKKLLQKVGPQEENKKAILTNLLYLVIKYGNLLNTGEQVEVYSHHEEPAATENSGHDSLRTDHVNLRPYLNHDQYGTRVSELSRVPPPKEYTCPISFRLMYDPVVIASGETYERMWIQKWFDEGHVICPKTKKKLPHMAMTPNVALKKVISNWCETNGVSIPNPSRQAEDIHSWEDSIASIRSFGSSMNGLNLPMDLSNISLGSLDNSYNSDSSLVKASHGLNSMLINTRNGRSRGHQSHSQIHDTYLVPLSKLHEHQWDSQCQLVEDMKRGFKCNNQAFSSVSSENFIDPLVRFLSTAYDKHDTKALRGGSQLLLEFTKNCRNCLTNLSEDTCSILASLLESDVIGEALAILETLSNQWSNKANVAASSALTSISEILDSGNKEYQRKAIRIMCNFSSNTELCSFMVSLDCIPKILPFFEDKSLWRDCICILKNLCDNKDGRISIVETKGCMSCVVEVLGSDTDEEKEPALAIVLSLCSQSLEYCELVMYEGIIPYLVNISNKGNDNTKVKAVELLRLLREVEPNLNNSQDSNEDHFEEKKPSKKSNSIFKKLSQFGKSSSDSSNNKR; from the exons ATG ATTTCTTTTATAATTGATGATCTTAGATGCGTGAGCTTTGTCCTGGATTCTGCTGAAGAAGAGGCTGGAAGGGTTATGAGAGAATTGCTCCAGCAAGGTCCTTCAACCTTGGATAACGATTCAAAAGAAAACACAGATGTCAAATCTCTTCAGTTTGCAGCGGCAAGACTTAATATTACATCCGCAACATCCGTCATGATAGAAAGAAGATCTATTAAGAAGTTATTACAAAAAGTTGGACCACAAGAGGAAAACAAAAAGGCGATCTTGACAAATCTGTTGTATCTTGTGATAAAGTATGGAAACTTATTAAACACAGGAGAACAAGTGGAGGTCTATTCTCATCATGAAGAACCAGCGGCAACTGAGAACTCTGGTCATGATTCTTTACGCACCGATCATGTGAATTTGAGGCCATATTTGAACCATGATCAGTATGGAACACGTGTCAGCGAGTTGAGTAGAGTTCCACCCCCGAAGGAATACACTTGTCCGATATCTTTTCGGTTGATGTATGATCCTGTTGTCATTGCTTCAGGAGAAACATATGAAAGGATGTGGATACAGAAATGGTTTGACGAGGGTCATGTTATATGCCCGAAAACTAAAAAGAAACTGCCGCATATGGCAATGACTCCTAATGTCGCTTTAAAGAAAGTAATATCAAACTGGTGCGAAACTAATGGAGTCTCGATTCCTAACCCAAGTAGGCAAGCAGAAGACATTCACTCGTGGGAAGATTCCATCGCTTCCATTAGGAGTTTTGGAAGTTCCATGAATGGTTTGAACTTGCCAATGGATCTTAGTAACATTTCACTTGGATCGTTAGATAACAGTTATAACTCAGACTCCTCACTTGTGAAGGCTAGTCATGGCTTAAATTCGATGTTGATCAACACCAGAAATGGACGTTCTCGCGGGCATCAATCTCATTCACAGATACATGACACATATCTGGTACCCTTGTCTAAACTTCATGAGCATCAATGGGATTCACAATGCCAACTCGTCGAAGATATGAAAAGAGGTTTCAAATGCAATAACCAAGCTTTTAGCTCCGTGTCGTCAGAGAATTTCATTGACCCACTTGTGAGGTTTCTGAGCACTGCGTATGATAAGCACGACACAAAAGCTCTGAGAGGTGGAAGTCAGTTGCTGTTGGAGTTTACAAAGAACTGCAG AAATTGTTTGACAAACTTAAGTGAAGATACATGCAGTATTTTGGCAAGTCTCCTAGAGTCAGACGTGATTGGAGAAGCTCTTGCCATACTGGAAACATTGTCGAACCAGTGGTCCAATAAAGCTAACGTTGCAGCTTCCAGTGCACTAACCTCTATTTCGGAGATCCTTGATTCTGGTAACAAAGAGTACCAACGCAAAGCTATTAGAATAATGTGCAATTTTTCATCCAATACCGAACTTTGTTCTTTCATGGTGTCTCTCGATTGCATCCCAAAAATACTACCATTTTTCGAAGACAAATCCCTTTGGAGAGACTGTATATGTATATTGAAAAACCTCTGTGATAATAAAGATGGTAGGATATCTATTGTTGAAACTAAGGGATGCATGTCTTGTGTTGTTGAGGTACTTGGCTCTGACACCGACGAAGAAAAGGAACCGGCACTAGCTATTGTACTCTCTTTGTGCTCTCAAAGCTTGGAATATTGTGAGCTGGTTATGTACGAGGGTATTATACCATATCTTGTCAATATCTCCAATAAGGGAAACGATAACACAAAGGTGAAAGCGGTTGAACTTCTCCGACTTTTGAGAGAAGTTGAACCAAATCTCAACAACTCTCAAGATTCTAACGAGGATCACTTTGAAGAAAAGAAACCGTCAAAGAAGTCCAACTCAATTTTTAAGAAGCTATCGCAGTTCGGAAAATCAAGTTCAGATTCATCAAATAACAAGAGATGA
- the LOC123923971 gene encoding anaphase-promoting complex subunit 10 — protein sequence MSLEMAAESSEGEEEGKLSGGNQILIVDEDLRELGKKAAWSVSSCKTGNGVSSLRDDNLETYWQSDGAQPHFVNIQFQKKVRLQLVVLYVDFKLDESYTPSKISIRAGDGFHNLKEIKAVELVKPTGWLYLSLSGVDPRETFVNAFMLQIAVLSNHLNGRDTHVRQIKVYGPRPNPIPQQPFQFTSREFITYSTIR from the exons ATGAGTTTGGAAATGGCGGCGGAATCATCGGAAGGCGAAGAAGAAGGTAAGTTAAGCGGAGGTAACCAAATATTGATCGTCGATGAAGACCTCCGTGAATTAGGCAAAAAAGCCGCCTGGAGTGTTAGCTCCTGCAAAACCGGCAACGGCGTTTCTTCTCTTCGAGATGACAATCTCGAAACCTATTGGCA ATCTGATGGTGCTCAACCTCATTTTGTTAACATTCAATTCCAAAAGAAAGTTCGATTAcaa TTAGTTGTGCTGTATGTGGATTTCAAGCTGGATGAGAGTTATACGCCGAGCAAGATTTCCATTCGCGCCGGAGATGGCTTTCATAACCTCAAG GAGATAAAGGCTGTGGAACTTGTGAAGCCAACTGGTTGGCTTTATCTCTCGTTATCTGGAGTTGATCCTCG TGAAACTTTTGTCAACGCATTTATGTTGCAAATTGCTGTGTTGTCAAACCATCTCAATGGAAGGGATACTCATGTGCGGCAGATCAAAGTTTATGGGCCTAGACC GAACCCCATTCCACAGCAGCCATTTCAATTTACTTCAAGAGAGTTCATCACTTACTCTACTATAAGATGA